CTTCACAACGCCCTCGGCTAGTTTCTTCACCTCTTTCAGATAGGCTTCATAACTAATCGCTTCATCTCTGCGTTGCTCAATAAGAGCATCCAACAACTCTGACATTTTTTCGTAGTACTTAGGGTTGATAGGCTGTTCATCGATAATAACTTTACGAATATTATTTTCGATGGTTTCCGCCATCGCTTCTGGCACCGGTTTATTATCAGCCTTAGGAGGGCACTGCTTAATTTTTGTGATGATCAGTTCAACCAGCCCCAGCTCCTCAAAATCGATCAACAACTCACTGTCTTCAGCTTTGATGTAAGTGTCCAGTAAACGGCGCATAGCAGGTTCAAATTGCTTCAGGTCGACTTCATCTCTGGATGCAATCTTGACCTCTTTGCGCATATCCGCAAAATGTTCAACTTCGGTCTTTATCTGTCGAGTCTCAGTAGCGCTATAACCTGCACCCTCCATCTCACTAGCCATATTGGCATATGCCCTAACCAGCGCTGCCACATTGCGATAGAGTGACACTCGCTTAGCTTCATTCAGTTTCAGCGCTTCAGGGTTTAATACATCACCACAGAAGTAACGTAGATAATCAATCGTTGCCTTGGGCTGCAATACCGGCTCACATAGTGCACTACTGGTTTCTAAGGCCTGCTCCAGTTTTTCCCTGCTTTTCACTAAACGGTCCGTCAACAGACCCTGTACATCTTCCTGTTCATACGCATCAAAAGCGCCGCTAGTGTAGTCGCCAATCGAGGTTTCCAGGCTATGGAACAGGTCTTTATAATCGACAATATAACCATACTCTTTGTCCTCACCATCCAACCTATTTACCCGGCAGATCGCCTGAAACAATCCGTGGTCCTGCATCTTCTTATCGATATATAAATAGGTCGCTGAGGGGGCATCAAAACCGGTCAATAGTTTATCCACCACGATCAGCAAGCGCATCTGCCCCGGCTCTTTCTTAAACTGCTCTTTTACCCGCTGTTCAAACTCTTCAGCTTTCTTAATGGCTTCATCTTTTGACACCTCAAAATAGTCGGCCAGCATATCCTGATAGATCTGATACTGATGCAACTTCTCGGTATAACCCTCACCGGATTCCTCACCTTTAATGTCATTAGGCGATGGCAGATAACTGGTGACAATGGCGCACTTACCTTTAAGGTCAGTACCATTGAACAGCTCATACACTTTACAAGCCTGATAGATACTGGCGCACACCAGCATCGCATTACCCCGGCCATCCATTAGCCGTGGTCGCTTCATCATATCCATCAGGATATCGTTAACAATCATCTCCAGACGGTCTTTGCTGGAAAGCACCTTCTTCATAGTGCCCCAGCGCTGTTTCAGCTGCACCTTAGCCATATCGGTCAGTCCTTTCGTATTCAGCTCAAACCACTCGTCTATTTTTTCCGGAGACTTAATATACTGATCTATATCGCGGGCTTCATATTGCAAGTCCAGCACCACACCATCGGCCACCGCTTCATCAAACTTGTAGGTATGAATGTAGGAACCAAAGACCTCAATACTCTTCTGCTTATCTTTCTTTAACAGCGGTGTGCCGGTAAAACCGATAAAAACAGAGTCCGGCAGAATAACCTGCATCGCATCATGTAACTTGCCAGACTGGGTGCGGTGACACTCATCAACGAAAACAAACAGGTTTCCCTTCGCACTGAAATCATCAGGCAGACTCTCTTTAAGCTGCTGGATATATTCATCGGTGGCCTTCTCGGCCTGAGTATCATCTTCGTCAGCCCCTCCTCTGCGACCAAACTTATGTACCAAAGAACAGAGCAGCCACTGGTCTGAAGCGTTAAGGGTTGCAATCAGATCAGCACCGCTCGTACAGCGGTAGATCTCCTCATCAACGCCCTGGTATACCCCCTCGATCTGATCATCCAGTTCGGTGCGGTCAGTCACCACCAGCACCCGGGCATTGGCTACATGTTCACGAATCCACTTGGCCAGCCAGACCATACTCAGACTTTTACCCGAGCCCTGAGTGTGCCAGATAATACCGCCCTGGTTTTCCTGAACCCGTTGCTGGGCAGCTTTCACACCAGAATACTGGTTATGACGGCTGGTTTTTTTAACGCCCGCATCAAAAACAATAAAGTCGTGAATCAGTTCCAGAAAACGCTTTTTCTGGCAGAGATGAATAATGTCAAAATCAAGCAGTTCATCGGCATAATCGACGTCATCAAGCGAGAAGTGTTTCTTACTGCGGTCATCCAGTTCTGGGTTATAAGCGGGGTTCTCCTCTTTCCAGCGGTAGTAATGCTTTTCAGAGGTTTCAATAGTGCCGTAGCGCAATCCTTCGGTATCGTTGCCTGCCATCACCAGCTGCATAGTGCTAAAGAAATCACGGATAAAGGTTTTCTTCTGGTTATCCAGATTCTGACGTATACCCTCGGTAACCGACACCGATGAGCGTTTCAGTTCAATCACCCCCAGCGCGATACCGTTCACATAGAGAACGATATCCGGTCGTTTGGTATGTTCGCCTTTGATTGACACCTCTTCAGCGATAGCAAACTCATTGTTCTGTGGCTGTTGCCAGTCAATCAGCCACACCGTTTGGGTTTGCCCCCCCTGCGTCTGACGTACCTTAACGCCGTAACGCAGCAGCCCATAGACTGAATTATTGGCATGATAGAGTTTCTTACCATCGCCCATTGCAGCGGCCCGCTTAAGCTGACGCAGGGCATCGGTAATCAGCCCACTCTCAACTCCCTGCTTGCCCAGCCAGTCACGCAGATAGCTTTCTTCAATATTTGAGTTATCAACCCGTTTTTGCCAATCACCGTAGTACTGGTAATCCAGCTGGTTCTGAAAAAGCTTAACCACCCGGTTTTGCGTGGCTCGTTCGCGTTGGCC
The genomic region above belongs to Amphritea japonica ATCC BAA-1530 and contains:
- a CDS encoding type I restriction endonuclease subunit R, whose protein sequence is MSAVGQRERATQNRVVKLFQNQLDYQYYGDWQKRVDNSNIEESYLRDWLGKQGVESGLITDALRQLKRAAAMGDGKKLYHANNSVYGLLRYGVKVRQTQGGQTQTVWLIDWQQPQNNEFAIAEEVSIKGEHTKRPDIVLYVNGIALGVIELKRSSVSVTEGIRQNLDNQKKTFIRDFFSTMQLVMAGNDTEGLRYGTIETSEKHYYRWKEENPAYNPELDDRSKKHFSLDDVDYADELLDFDIIHLCQKKRFLELIHDFIVFDAGVKKTSRHNQYSGVKAAQQRVQENQGGIIWHTQGSGKSLSMVWLAKWIREHVANARVLVVTDRTELDDQIEGVYQGVDEEIYRCTSGADLIATLNASDQWLLCSLVHKFGRRGGADEDDTQAEKATDEYIQQLKESLPDDFSAKGNLFVFVDECHRTQSGKLHDAMQVILPDSVFIGFTGTPLLKKDKQKSIEVFGSYIHTYKFDEAVADGVVLDLQYEARDIDQYIKSPEKIDEWFELNTKGLTDMAKVQLKQRWGTMKKVLSSKDRLEMIVNDILMDMMKRPRLMDGRGNAMLVCASIYQACKVYELFNGTDLKGKCAIVTSYLPSPNDIKGEESGEGYTEKLHQYQIYQDMLADYFEVSKDEAIKKAEEFEQRVKEQFKKEPGQMRLLIVVDKLLTGFDAPSATYLYIDKKMQDHGLFQAICRVNRLDGEDKEYGYIVDYKDLFHSLETSIGDYTSGAFDAYEQEDVQGLLTDRLVKSREKLEQALETSSALCEPVLQPKATIDYLRYFCGDVLNPEALKLNEAKRVSLYRNVAALVRAYANMASEMEGAGYSATETRQIKTEVEHFADMRKEVKIASRDEVDLKQFEPAMRRLLDTYIKAEDSELLIDFEELGLVELIITKIKQCPPKADNKPVPEAMAETIENNIRKVIIDEQPINPKYYEKMSELLDALIEQRRDEAISYEAYLKEVKKLAEGVVKPDGLVTYPQSMNSKAKQSLYDNLNGNETLVSGLDEAVKSVKKEGWKSNRFKYKSVENAVTEQLASYNVDLSGVMDIIKNQTEYD